The following proteins are co-located in the Burkholderia sp. HI2500 genome:
- a CDS encoding beta-ketoacyl synthase chain length factor: MTLTAFIESIGLIGPGLNDWPHAADVLAGRVPYAPARTELPPPAGLPSAERRRTGPVVRVALAVGHEAVAASGRDAATLATVFSASGGDGQNCHAICETLAGDDRQLSPTRFHNSVHNAPAGYWSIATRAMATSNVLCAHDGSFAAGLLESLCQVVVDRVPTLLIAYDTDYPEPLHAVRPIDDAFGVALVLAPEASERALARIDVQLADAPATPLARAELDALRAGNPAARVLPLLGAIAARRSTRVVLDYLADTRVQVDVAMPDTFAERA; encoded by the coding sequence ATGACACTCACCGCCTTCATCGAAAGCATCGGCCTCATCGGGCCCGGATTGAACGACTGGCCGCACGCGGCCGACGTGCTCGCGGGCCGCGTGCCGTATGCGCCCGCCCGCACCGAGCTGCCGCCGCCGGCCGGCCTGCCGTCGGCCGAGCGCCGCCGCACCGGCCCCGTCGTGCGCGTGGCGCTCGCGGTCGGCCACGAAGCGGTGGCCGCGAGCGGACGCGACGCCGCGACGCTCGCAACCGTATTCAGTGCGTCGGGCGGTGACGGCCAGAATTGCCACGCGATCTGCGAGACGCTGGCGGGCGACGATCGCCAGCTGTCGCCGACGCGCTTCCACAACTCCGTGCACAACGCGCCTGCCGGCTACTGGAGCATCGCGACCCGCGCGATGGCGACGTCGAACGTGCTGTGCGCGCACGACGGCAGCTTTGCCGCGGGCCTGCTGGAAAGCCTGTGCCAGGTCGTGGTCGATCGCGTGCCGACCCTGCTGATCGCGTACGACACCGACTATCCGGAACCGCTGCACGCGGTACGCCCGATCGATGACGCGTTCGGCGTGGCACTCGTGCTCGCGCCCGAAGCAAGCGAGCGCGCGCTCGCCCGCATCGACGTGCAGCTCGCCGACGCGCCCGCCACGCCGCTCGCGCGTGCCGAACTCGACGCACTGCGCGCCGGCAATCCGGCCGCGCGCGTGCTGCCGCTGCTCGGCGCCATCGCCGCGCGACGTTCGACGCGCGTCGTGCTCGACTACCTGGCCGATACGCGCGTGCAGGTCGACGTCGCG